The following are encoded in a window of Hevea brasiliensis isolate MT/VB/25A 57/8 unplaced genomic scaffold, ASM3005281v1 Scaf310, whole genome shotgun sequence genomic DNA:
- the LOC110667426 gene encoding NAD(P)H-quinone oxidoreductase subunit K, chloroplastic — protein sequence MGNEFRYIGVIRIYRSFHFRAYPNCWFSLCMEKRSIRMVLALEYSGKFYVYKNNIEKIMNSIEFPLLDRTTQISVISTTSNDLSNWSRLSSLWPLLYGTSCCFIEFASLIGSRFDFDRYGLVPRSSPRQADLILTAGTVTMKMAPSLVRLYEQMPEPKYVIAMGACTITGGMFSTDSYSTVRGVDKLIPVDVYLPGCPPKPEAVIDAITKLRKKISREIYEDRIRSQPGKRSPGGLLASVYHLTRIEYDIDQPEEVCIKVFAPRKNPRIPSVFWVWKSADFQERESYDMLGIFYDNHPRLKRILMPESWIGWPLRKDYIVPNFYEIQDAH from the exons ATGGGCAATGAGTTTCGATATATTGGGGTTATCCGTATTTATAGAAGCTTTCATTTTCGTGCTTATCCTAATTGTTGGTTCAGTTTATGCATGGAGAAAAGGAGCATTAGAATGGTCTTAGCTCTTGAATATTCCGGAAAATTTTATGTATATAAAAATAACATTGAGAAAATTATGAATTCCATTGAGTTTCCTTTACTTGATCGAACAACTcaaatttcagttatttcaactacATCAAATGATCTTTCAAATTGGTCAAGACTCTCCAGTTTATGGCCACTTCTCTATGGTACCAGTTGTTGCTTCATTGAATTTGCTTCATTAATAGGCTCACGATTCGACTTTGATCGTTATGGGCTAGTACCAAGATCTAGTCCTAGACAAGCGGACCTGATTTTAACAGCCGGCACCGTAACCATGAAAATGGCTCCTTCTTTAGTGAGATTATATGAACAAATGCctgaaccaaaatatgttattgcTATGGGGGCATGTACAATTACAGGGGGGATGTTCAGTACCGATTCTTATAGTACTGTTCGGGGAGTTGATAAGCTAATTCCTGTAGATGTCTATTTGCCAGGCTGTCCACCTAAACCGGAGGCGGTTATAGATGCTATAACAAAACTTCGTAAAAAAATATCTCGAGAAATTTATGAAGATCGAATTAGGTCTCAACCGGGGAAACGGT CACCGGGCGGGCTGTTAGCTAGTGTATATCATCTTACGAGAATAGAGTATGATATAGATCAACCAGAAGAAGTATGTATAAAAGTATTTGCCCCAAGGAAGAATCCTAGAATTCCGTCTGTTTTCTGGGTTTGGAAAAGTGCGGATTTTCAAGAAAGGGAATCTTATGATATGCTGGGAATCTTTTATGATAATCATCCACGCTTGAAACGTATCTTAATGCCGGAAAGTTGGATAGGGTGGCCCTTACGTAAGGATTATATTGTTCCCAATTTTTATGAAATACAAGATGCTCATTGA